A single genomic interval of Juglans regia cultivar Chandler chromosome 1, Walnut 2.0, whole genome shotgun sequence harbors:
- the LOC108991097 gene encoding peroxiredoxin Q, chloroplastic yields MATLTLPKHSIPSLLPTQSPTHPLSHNFPILSKSSQSQFYGLQVSYSSSLSIPSFSSMKGSIFAKVNKGTVPPSFTLKDQDGRNVNLSKFKGKPVVVYFYPADETPGCTKQACAFRDSYEKFKKAGAEVVGISGDDSSSHKAFAKKYRLPFTLLSDEGNKVRKDWGVPADLFGTLPGRQTYVLDKKGVVQLVYNNQFQPEKHIDETLKLLQSL; encoded by the exons ATGGCTACACTCACTCTCCCAAAGCACTCTATTCCCTCTCTGCTCCCCACCCAAAGTCCCACACACCCATTGTCTCACAACTTCCCAATACTCTCCAAGTCATCACAATCTCAGTTTTATGGCCTCCAGGTCTCTTATTCTTCCTCTCTTTCAATCCCCTCATTTTCTTCGATGAAGGGTTCCATTTTTGCGAAG GTGAACAAAGGTACGGTCCCACCATCGTTCACATTGAAAGATCAGGATGGAAGGAATGTGAATCTCTCCAAATTCAAAGGCAAGCCAGTGGTTGTCTATTTCTACCCTGCAGATGAGACCCCTGGCTGCACAAAACAG GCTTGTGCTTTCAGGGATTCTTACGAGAAATTTAAGAAAGCAGGAGCTGAGGTTGTTGGGATTAGTGGTGATGATTCATCGTCTCACAAG GCTTTTGCAAAGAAATATAGGCTTCCTTTCACATTGCTTAGTGACGAGGGAAATAAGGTGAGGAAAGATTGGGGAGTGCCTGCAGATTTGTTTGGAACACTGCCTGGGAGACAGACTTACGTTCTTGACAAGAAAGGGGTGGTTCAGCTCGTCTACAACAACCAGTTCCAACCCGAAAAGCATATCGATGAGACCTTGAAACTACTTCAAAGTCTTTGA
- the LOC108991096 gene encoding probable flavin-containing monooxygenase 1, whose protein sequence is MAPIVSKIGIIGAGVSGLAAAKQVSHHNPIVFEATDSIGGVWRHCSYSSTKLQSSRCDYEFSDFPWPDRDNTSFPSHTEILEYLHSYANHFDVLKFVRFNSKVVEIKFVNDGQEATDFSGKPGSLLPGHPVWEVAVQTNDSDSVQWYAFEFIVVCIGKYGDLPRIPEFPYNRGPEIFQGEVLHALDYCKLDKESASNLLQGKKVAVIGYKKSAIDLALECAEANQGPEGQPCTMVVRTLHWTVPHYWVWGLPFYMFYSTRTSQFLHERPNQSLLRTLLCLLLSPMRHGVSKFIESYLLWKLPLQKYGLKPDHPFEEDYASCQMAIMPENFFSEADKGKIVFKRASKWWFSKEGIEFDDDTKVDADVVVLATGYDGKKKLKAILPDPFRSLLEYPSGVMPLYRGTIHPLIPNMAFVGYLESVSNLHSSELRSIWLARLLDDKFKLPSVEKMIEQATKEMEVSKKTTRFYKRHCISTFSINHSDEICEEMGWTSWRKKNWLSEAFSPYGSQDYDKEN, encoded by the exons atggctCCCATAGTCTCAAAAATTGGCATAATCGGAGCTGGTGTTAGCGGCTTAGCAGCTGCTAAACAAGTATCCCACCACAACCCCATAGTTTTTGAGGCAACTGACTCCATTGGAGGGGTCTGGAGGCATTGTTCTTACAGTTCCACAAAACTTCAGTCCTCTCGTTGTGATTATGAGTTTTCAGATTTTCCTTGGCCTGACAGGGATAACACCAGTTTCCCATCTCATACTGAGATATTGGAGTATCTGCACTCCTATGCTAACCACTTTGATGTGCTCAAGTTTGTGAGGTTCAACTCAAAGGTGGTGGAGATCAAGTTTGTTAATGACGGCCAGGAAGCGACCGATTTCAGTGGGAAACCGGGGAGCCTCTTGCCCGGACACCCAGTTTGGGAGGTTGCTGTGCAAACCAACGATTCAGACTCCGTTCAG TGGTACGCCTTCGAGTTCATTGTGGTATGCATTGGGAAATATGGGGATCTCCCTAGAATTCCTGAATTTCCATACAACAGAGGCCCTGAGATATTTCAGGGTGAAGTCTTGCATGCCCTTGATTACTGCAAACTCGACAAGGAATCTGCTTCAAATCTACTCCAAGGGAAGAAAGTTGCAGTCATTGGATACAAGAAATCAGCTATTGATTTAGCACTAGAGTGCGCAGAGGCGAACCAAG GACCAGAAGGGCAACCATGCACCATGGTGGTAAGGACTTTACACTGGACAGTTCCCCATTACTGGGTTTGGGGTTTGCCATTTTACATGTTCTACTCAACAAGAACTTCTCAATTTCTCCATGAAAGACCTAATCAAAGCCTTCTCAGAACCCTTCTTTGCCTTCTTTTATCTCCAATG AGGCATGGAGTATCCAAATTCATCGAGTCGTATCTCCTGTGGAAACTTCCTCTGCAAAAGTATGGATTGAAACCAGACCACCCTTTCGAGGAAGACTACGCTTCTTGTCAGATGGCTATCATGCCAGAGAATTTCTTCTCTGAGGCTGATAAGGGAAAGATTGTCTTCAAAAGAGCATCAAAGTGGTGGTTCTCCAAGGAAGGaattgaatttgatgatgaCACTAAAGTGGATGCTGATGTTGTAGTTCTTGCAACTGGTTATGATGGGAAGAAAAAGCTCAAAGCTATCTTACCTGACCCTTTCCGTAGTTTGCTGGAATATCCTTCAGGTGTCATGCCCTTATACAG GGGTACAATCCATCCATTGATTCCAAATATGGCTTTTGTGGGTTACCTTGAGAGTGTTTCAAACCTTCACTCTTCAGAGCTGCGTTCCATATGGCTAGCTCGCCTTTTAGATGACAAATTTAAGCTCCCTAGTGTTGAGAAGATGATTGAACAGGcaacaaaagaaatggaagTCTCGAAGAAGACAACAAGGTTCTATAAGAGGCACTGCATTTCTACCTTTAGCATTAATCACAGTGATGAAATATGCGAGGAGATGGGATGGACTTCTTGGAGGAAGAAGAATTGGCTTTCAGAAGCATTTAGCCCCTATGGTAGTCAAGACTATGACAAGGAGAATTGA